TCTGGCCGGCTCACCCTTCGCTCCGCCGATCCCATGGCTCCGCCAGTCATTGATCCGCGCTATCTGTCCGAGCCCTCGGACCTGGAAGTGCTGATGACGGGAGTGCGTCGAGCGCAGGAGGTGTTCCGCGCACCCGCCCTGGCACAGGAGGAGACCGTTCCCATCGACCCAGCATCCGGTACCGGGTCCGACACGGAGTTGACCACCTTCATCCGTCAGAAAGCCGAGACCCTGTACCACCCGGTGGGGACATGCCGCATGGGCGTCGAGGAGGGGGCCGTCGTCGATCCAGAGCTCAGGGTCCGGGGGCTCGAGGGCCTTCGGGTGGTGGACGCCTCGGTGATGCCCACCCTCATCCGGGGCCATACCAATGCCCCCACCATCATGATCGCCGAGCGCGCCGCCGATCTGCTCCGAGGCCGCGAGCCCACGCATCACCCGCGCGGGGAGTGAGTCCCCTAGCCGCTTCCCTCCCCGGTCCCACTCCTCCGGGGCGGCGGGTGCGAGCCCGCGTGAGCCGGTGGCCCATTGGCGCCACTCTTGTCCAGAGCCGACCCCGGCGCTCTCCCTCCGCGCCGCCGCCTCCTCCTCTTCACGGGAGCGCGCCCGGACCGTCCCCCGAGCTCTCGCAGCACCCGCGCGCGAACACCGCTGTCCAGCTTCAGCTCCTGCAGGAACGTGTGCACCTGCTGGGCACCGTTCGGGTGACGCAGCGCCTCGCCGAGCCGCTCGACGATGTCGATCCGCAACGCCACGGGACCGAGCACCTCATAACCGAAGGCCCGCGCATTCCAGCCGCCCAGCTCCGCGAGCTCGAGCACCGGCTCTCGGGGAATGCCCTGGGGGACCGGACTCCGCTGGAACAGCGCCGTCAGCATGGCGCGCCGCTCCAGCGCGGGCGGTGCGAGCGCTCCGGCGACATAGAGGAAGCGCTGCCCCTCGCGGACGCCCAGCGCCCTCAAGCGCTCGCGTGACTCCTCATCCAGGAGCCGCCACTGCTCGCGCGCCTCCCCCTGGGAGGTCACTCCCAGCCCCTCGGCCAGGCAGTAGGCAAGGCCCCGCGTCGCCGCGGAGCGCCCCGAGCCGGTGAGGGCCTCGGCGGGAAAACCTCCCATGGCCTCGGTGACGAGATCCCTCGACAGCGCCACCAGACGGCGCTCGAGCAGCCGCCGTGCGCCTCCGGTCCAGACCTCCGGCTCCGCGAGCGCGATCTGCGGGGTGCGCCGGTCCTTCCCGCGAACCAGACGGGCCAGCGGCTGCCCTTCGAACGAGATGCTTCCCGACGCGTCCACCTCGAAAGCGTCATGCGTCGCGTCCACCACCTGCTGGACGAACTGCTCCTCGGTCATCGCCCCGCCGTCAGCGCCCGGCACCTCCCCCAGCAGCTGCCCCAACTTCGCGAAGGGGCTGTCCGACTCGGTCCCGGGACGTGCCGCGGTTCTCACGAACCGGCGCGCACTCCTCCGCGCGGCCCGCTGCACGAAGCGCTCCACGAGCCGCTCATGAAGGGCATCCCCCAACGCGTCCTCGATGCGGCGGGTGCGCTCCTGCCAGTGCTCGGCGTCGTGCAGCCAGCTCGAACGATGGCTGATGTAGGTCCAGATGCGGATGGCGGCCAGCCGGTCCATCAACGTGTGGATGTCTCCGGACACGTCATCGAGCGGCGACACCTGTTTGGACAACCAGTCCTGTTCCAGCTTCCCGTCCCCCTCCGAGAGCTGAAGGAAGGTCTCTCGCAACAGCGCGACGTGCTGACCGAAGAGTCCCTTGCGGAAATCCGGAATCTGGCAGACCTGCCACAGCAGCTCCACCGTGGCCCGCTGGGTGGCGACGTCTCGAATGGCTGGAACGTTCGAGAGCTCCTTGAGCGCATCGAAGTCATCCGCGCGCTCCACCCGGATGAAGGCATGGTGGTTCGGCGCTCGCGACAACGAATCCAGCAGGGACTCCGGGCTCGAGAAATCCAACGTGGCATTGCGCCAGATGAGACTGCGCACCGCCGGGAAACGGTGTGACTCGATGGCCGAGACCACCCGCGGGGGCAGCTCGGACAGTGAGTTCAGGGTTCCGAAGGTCCCGTCATTCAAGTGGCGTCCCGCGCGGCCCGCGATCTGCGCCAGCTCGTCCGGGAAGAGCTCCCGCTGCTCGGCGCCATCGAACTTGGAGAGCGCCGCGAAGGCCACGTGGTTGAGGTCGAGGTTCAGTCCCATCCCGATGGCATCCGTGGCCACGAGGTACTGGACCTCGCCGGACTGGTACATCGCCACCTGGGCATTGCGCGTCCTCGGGGAGAGCGCGCCCAGCACCACGGCCACCCCACCCCGCAGACGGCGCAGCGCCTCGGCGAGCTCGTACACGCGGTCCGCGGAGAACGCGACCACGGCCGAGCGCGGAGGGAGACTCTTCAGGGAGCGCGTCCCGGAGTAGCGCAGCTGGGACAGGCGGGTGGCGCGCTTCACCGACGCATGGGGGATGAGCGCCTGGACCATCGGCCGCATCGTGTCCGCGCCGAGGAACCACGTCTCCCGGCGCCCTCGCGCGTGCAGCAGTCGATCCGTGAACACGTGCCCGCGCTCCCGGTGGGCGGCGAGTTGGATCTCATCCACGGCGAGGAAGTCCACCTGCCGATCCGTCGGCATCGCCTCGACCGTGCAGATCCAATAGTCCGGGCGAGGCGGCAGGCGCTTCTCCTCCCCCGTCATCAGGGCGACGCGCCCCTCGCCCACCCGAGCGGTCACCCGGTCGTAGACTTCCCGGGCGAGCAGGCGGAGCGGCAGCCCCATCATGCCCGTGTCGTGCTCGAGCATGCGCTCGATGGCGCGGTGCGTCTTCCCCGTATTGGTGGGCCCCAGCTCCGCCACGACGACGGAAGACCGGCTGGAGGGGCTGGAGTTCATTGGCGAAGTCTAACCCCGAACAGGGTCCTCCGCCCGGGTCACCTGAAGGCCCCGCCCCCGGGATTCAGGAGGTCAGGCGGCGCCGCAACTCCCCGAGCGCCCGCTCGCCGGCGGCCGTGGCGGCCAGCAGGTCCGTGACGGCCTCGCGGGGGACGGCGCGCGCGAGCAGCACGCCGTTGGGGGCCCGGAAGACGCTCAGGCCCGCCGCGCGCAGCCGGACGGAGCAGACCACCAGCAGCACGTCCACTCCGGCCCGCTTGCCAACCGTGGCGTCCACCGCGGGCGCCAGGTGCACGTGGCTGCGCGAGGCGGCGTGCACCCCCGCGCTGTCGAGGATGGACCGCGCGGCCACCACCGAGGTGCCGTGGTAGAGCGGCGCGTCCC
The sequence above is drawn from the Archangium gephyra genome and encodes:
- a CDS encoding helicase-related protein → MNSSPSSRSSVVVAELGPTNTGKTHRAIERMLEHDTGMMGLPLRLLAREVYDRVTARVGEGRVALMTGEEKRLPPRPDYWICTVEAMPTDRQVDFLAVDEIQLAAHRERGHVFTDRLLHARGRRETWFLGADTMRPMVQALIPHASVKRATRLSQLRYSGTRSLKSLPPRSAVVAFSADRVYELAEALRRLRGGVAVVLGALSPRTRNAQVAMYQSGEVQYLVATDAIGMGLNLDLNHVAFAALSKFDGAEQRELFPDELAQIAGRAGRHLNDGTFGTLNSLSELPPRVVSAIESHRFPAVRSLIWRNATLDFSSPESLLDSLSRAPNHHAFIRVERADDFDALKELSNVPAIRDVATQRATVELLWQVCQIPDFRKGLFGQHVALLRETFLQLSEGDGKLEQDWLSKQVSPLDDVSGDIHTLMDRLAAIRIWTYISHRSSWLHDAEHWQERTRRIEDALGDALHERLVERFVQRAARRSARRFVRTAARPGTESDSPFAKLGQLLGEVPGADGGAMTEEQFVQQVVDATHDAFEVDASGSISFEGQPLARLVRGKDRRTPQIALAEPEVWTGGARRLLERRLVALSRDLVTEAMGGFPAEALTGSGRSAATRGLAYCLAEGLGVTSQGEAREQWRLLDEESRERLRALGVREGQRFLYVAGALAPPALERRAMLTALFQRSPVPQGIPREPVLELAELGGWNARAFGYEVLGPVALRIDIVERLGEALRHPNGAQQVHTFLQELKLDSGVRARVLRELGGRSGRAPVKRRRRRRGGRAPGSALDKSGANGPPAHAGSHPPPRRSGTGEGSG
- a CDS encoding RNA 2'-phosphotransferase, translated to MFPRHRAAPDSQALVAKSKKLSWLLRHGARESGLSMDEAGFASVADVLRLTGLSRAQLEAVVADNSKSRFELKGERMRAVQGHSPEGTPVTLDGLERSWEVVLGDAPLYHGTSVVAARSILDSAGVHAASRSHVHLAPAVDATVGKRAGVDVLLVVCSVRLRAAGLSVFRAPNGVLLARAVPREAVTDLLAATAAGERALGELRRRLTS